The Papaver somniferum cultivar HN1 chromosome 6, ASM357369v1, whole genome shotgun sequence genome segment ggaaaggtgtcgcccTTCCCATCGGCAGTTTGTTTCTTGCCTCTTTGTATATCCATCTGGATCGTTTAGCGAcagacatgtatgtctccaatgggtatatgaaagtggattcgtacgTCCACGTCGCCTtcctccaagcatggttgtgggagcatttcaaaaattatgctccCAACCCGGGAACCTCATTTCCTGACACGTATGGCGGCTCCAAGATACTTCATTAGTTAGATAGGCGTCCAAGGCCTGGCgcaaagctcattgattttcttgacagctcgcatgcagttaactttcgtccTTGGGCTCCGGCCCACGCCTCCATAGTTCAACCAGACACTTTTGCTTCCGCACCGAACGTGATATTGCATTCTGCTAGCGAAAATATGAGTattggagaaactgtgttctTGCGAAGCTACATACCCGGGCATGTGCCATCTCTTTTCAGAGGGTCTTGTGGAGTAGTcccttacaacattgacaggtaTGCTCGACATATGGGCTTCGATCAGGGAGTCCCATTCCGTCGCCCATCGAAAGCTCCAGATGAATTGCTACCCGCCATTCTTGATTACAGTGTCTTTGCACCGGATAAAAGCCTTCCCTTCTTGCTCCCAGAACGAAAACCTGTGACGACTCCAAAATATAATATCTTCTggcaagatgagtttatctccaTTCATCAGTTtgtgcaggatgttgtgacaaATCTACGTGGTAAACCTTCCTCCGCGGTTCTAGCGAAGCATAAATTGCTGAAAGATCTTTCTTCGGGCAAGCGAAAATCGTCTAGCTTGGATGCAGATAGTCCCCAGAAAAATGAGCAAAGGTCGAAAAATCGTGTAGGTGGCTTCCAATCGGATTCGACggctcttgtgactttcagttctttcaaCACGCAGGTGTGTATGATTCTCTTCACTGACTTGGCTGAATTACATAAATTTTCTATTTCGTCActgactcttttttttttaactcaagGTCTTGGCAACTCAAATATCTTGCCATACTTTCCCGTGGCCAAAAGACAGTGCCTCTTGAGGGAGGAAGTGACAAGActgaatctcttgaagaagaatccGAAGAGGAAGAAAGTTTGAGATCCGGTGATGAGAGGAGCACTTCTGAATACAACAACGAGCCTTCTTCCAATGGGCCCATAAATGAGTCGGCGAGTTTTCACACGCTTTTCCTTTTGGATTTATTTAATTATATGGAGCAAATATTCAATTGGTGATATCCCAGGAAAAAGCCGCTTCTGAAAGtaaccctgagatggagattcatgACAATGGAGATATAACtgtgtctccaatcatggaaaccgtacccgctggtaatctggagatggagattgatcgcCGTGAAGATGCTGATGTGTCCCTAATGGCGGAAAATGTTGTTGTGACGACGGGCGTGATTGTTCCCAAAGAATCATTGCTAGTTGCACATCCAGCAGCAGGTGTTGTTTTCGATCCCCCGTTTGAGGCTCCTTTTTAGGGTCACGTGttgattggaggattcagtgtgccaATAAAATACGCGGAGATGTATACCAAAATATGGGAAAGGTACGGACATATCGTAATAACTAAAAGGATCACCAGCCGATTTGCGTTGATTAAGCGTGTAGAAGAAGCCTTATCCTCAACTCATAACATGTGCAATGTAACAGGCCACACTATTTCGGGAGATGTAGTTTCgagctggaagtttcaccgggatgTATGTGTAGACTTTGAGTTTAACGTCTCCTGGTTCTGTGATGGTTTTTCCGAGAACCAAAAGTTACAGGATGAAGCGATCGAAGGTCCCTCTGTGGATGTGATCAACCAACATGAAGCAGAAGTCGAAAGGTTGTCACATGAGTTGAAGCTGAAATATTCGGCTCTTCAAAGCGCGAATGATGCTTTCTATGAGAAATACAAACCATTgctgaatgatttcccttgaatattttttgtcttctgaacttcctttgcttagatttttttttgaaaggcaaaagaaacgcctagtttatggttctgttttattgttttttggattgatagatgatagTTTCTTAGaagagtttttggattatttttggaataATGGCCCTTTGATCAATCGACATGTCCAAATCTGAAATACAAATGTAAGTAGCAAAATCATTCGGGAAAAATGTGAAATCGTGAATGTTGCATGAGAAAGTGAAAAATATGAGATGGTATGAAGTATTGGGATGATTGGGTTATCGGCTTCCATTGTAAATATGCAAACCCAAACAATAGATCGTGTAAACATTAtctgacaaaacttactcgcTTCAGGGTCTTTCACAAAAACTGAATCTTCAGGAAATAAAACCGAGTTTTTATGTGACGCCCTCCTTGTCGCGAGAAGTCCCCTGCCATTTTTTATTGTCTGTGGaacatctttatgtcgatccgCGGTAAGGAGGAGAATTTCCAGTCCCCAGACTCAATTCTCCTAAatccatcttttcttggacgatctGCTTCAAAGCATTgaattcactggtaggatgatggaattGAGAGTTGGATTTGCAACCGaaagattaacctcccactgtggtcgccaattgtttgtgggtgaaaaccgtttctgctgattttggtaattttgggtatatggatgagaaacgaatctaaaccctaaacaatgcactacatgggagtacttttgattcgagagatcaatctgtacaatcgtggcctaaaccaagaaatggtcgttccaggcttacttcggtcacatgaaggagaagggttagtcttagggaggtaagcgaagagagtgttgagaccagaatagttgattctgaaggtgtggttgtttatgactttgtatctgaaagtagaactggctagcagaatggaaagctaccaggtaatttctagatactgtattgttgccgaccaaaacttgtcgtttggtgaaaataggtgaagcctatttatacaagtcatattgaaacgtaccctggtctcataggaagtgaaacgattgagtagtggaagaaaagagtaacgtctaactgtcagacgttatgcttccatgatgaaggaagtgaattcgtgtaaccgtaagagattatgcttccatgatgaaggaaatgaattcgtttacaccgttaatttttaccaccactaattgtcccacttcatgacactttcttgtaacgggcgcattgcacgccgcacgttgtaaaccgtcagaccaataccctgatgagcatcccccagtttgtgacgtgtttgatgtctcgagtgttttcgtggaaaacatgtagcacttcgctacgtgcggcaagtcaaagtcaagagacttaccacaggaaaataacatgtaatgctattaggctcgttttgcctggtcgcctaaaacttgccacaggtctgtcagttcggtggcgaacttcgatggctgagatcgcatctcatgaaggagggtagccgttgattatggctaccttgtgttggcgcctgattatggcgcggtggtgttttggtatacgccagtggcagtgtggcatggctggcatggctcgtgcatgccagtggcacgttgatgcaagtggctcctagcgtagccatggccactagatttaggcagttggTTGTCTGAAACTCACCACAGGTCTGTCAGTTTAGTGGCGAGCTtagatggccgagattgcatctcatgaggaaggatggccattgattatggccgcatcttgtcgTATAGCGGAGTGGCGTcgttggcatagcggcatgctagttgtatgccagtggcatagcATCATTCCAATTgcatagccgtggcatggcggagtgctagtagccgtggcatggcggcatgatagtagccgtggcatagcagtgtgccagtagccgtggcacagCAATGTGCTAGtatccatggcatagcggcatgccagtggtgttgtggcatggccacgcctgtggtgTTGTAGCACGaccaaagctaagatttggctctgtggccaaagttagggattggtggcatggccaaggctagggtttggcgtcaaagccaatgctagggtttggcgtcgtggtgttggacccacatgtgacGTGGAAACATTGGCTCTGTTGCCACATCGATCCcattgctctgggaaacgttatttggctttggtagcaactttcccaaattaaggtttggcatgtcgaaaccctaattagtgcgtgtgacatgcggccgcggcatggcgatacttttgtgcgAATGGctccatggctatgccaaaggaactatggcaaggccgtagtgtggaaacgtccacaggagtagggattgccgtgtggtggctatttatggcaggttgtcACGatgtggcatgttaccgcggcagagtggcatgttggcatgttaccgcggtagagtgaCATGTTGGCATGCTGATCAATATGTTGTCGTGGCAGggagcgtttggcttgccagttagtatggtggcgcggcagggtgcgtttggcctttaatgtatggtgtaaattttagagcaacttgattggccacgAAAAGGGGGCCAACCAAACATaaggcgtggctacacttctggcgagAATGTGGCGGCTCTAAAGCGACCcaattggtcgatggaaagtggggccggcaagcatgGGCCAAACTACAACTTATGTGCGCATGGTGAGTTTAaaacgatctgattggtcgagggaaatatggccggattaggatggggcgtggccaatggaaagtggcgctaGCTGGTCTaaagcatggccacacctccctttgctgctgcggctccctgtttttctgattctgggcgaggttttgcacctgctaatccatggcggattaattacctagttttcctggGCTTAATTTTGACAAACAAGGTCTGGCGTACTGCGCGAGGGGCGAAaacctaacttctgcaagttagtcaggacaattgattgaattctatgtgttgacataaagttcttttaagttcgttgctagagagcagcatgcttttctgattgaataccatATGTAAAtatcttatccttgatatttggagattcgtgctgctctgctgcgagtgaacacaaatcgtcatgccatatcaacattaagggttcatccggagaACATACCATATAAtacattcaaaggaacttaagtataggcaaggcgccgaaatttatagGACATCTGGGATGGCTGCTACAATCgccagtctgggtaaatttcatgtaatattgaacgactcaataaatatgtcaaTGGAGAGATTAGCACTCACGACACTGTTTCCTtgtagagtgacgtcacatcagatgcaaggttttacgattttaaccctaagctaaaaaccaccatcaacagtcacacttaagagtatcaatctctttctcttttagagatatggttctggtgaattcatcattaagacaatcaatctcaaaaaaaatcacatgaagtgatgattcaagtttttcTAACAAACTCTTTAAAtgaagattttcttgatgaatttctttatttttatccaagaatttcaaaatctcagtgtcagactcatTTTCTGAATCAAAAATTGAGGTAATAGAGATTTCTGTTGAGAGAGCATAATTTTCTGTGCAGACTTCAGAAGTATGCAAATTCttgaaaacctgatttgattttaatttttgtattgaatcatctgaagcatcagagAGAGAGAACCGTTTCTCGGATATTTTGCTTTTCTTTACCATATCTTTAATCAATGACCTTTCAATATCAACAtgatttgaacaacattcatcagcccaagacaagttagaagcttcgcttgtgttggtcacaacattaaatgcagatgttctgactgtgttctgatcaagatcaagtatttttaactttccaacaagagagtttctggaaagtgtatcaaggttatttccctcaacgatagcatgtttcttagaatcgtatttggctggtaacgatatgagaattttcatcacaatgtccttttcaggaatagtcttacccaatgaaaaatATGCATttacaatttcatacactttgtgattaaactcatcaaatgactcttcatcagccatacaaaggttttcccaatcagaatttaggtttataAGCCTAACTTTCTTTTCAGAGGTTTTCCCTTCAAAAACAATTTCTAAgttatcccaagcatcttttgaCCGAGTGCACATAGacatatggtgctgaagatctggggtaatggcatggatgataacatttaaaccgtcagaattttgctttgcagtaagAATCTCATGATcttcatactcaccaatatcccttgcaacagttacaccgtctactgtaaccattggaggatcattGCCAtttacaacacgaacccatgattgaaaatcacgcgcttggagaaaggcacgcatagtaaTTTTCACCGTAAGTAAtacgagccatcgaagactggcggtacgtttacagagataactcttttttccatagagtcagattgctacaaacacagacttataaggtctttaacgtgttttcctgctttgataccaattgaaaaagcgggggtccaacaaccacacctaatgtttcgttcggcaatctgtatggaccatctccaatataattccaagagaatcaactagacagtcagactcaatcaaggaaatatatacaagagttgtatctttatttctcaatacaatatgcaatcGTACAAATAGGAacatgtgagcccgattgatatgagaaataatttgAACGATATCAAAattcaatgttcaagtgtcaatcaattactacccaacaaacaaggtcagatttcccaattgattaaacaacgcaaaacctgtgatatttcagttatatataatataatgcggaaaaaaaacacagataccggaagttttgttaacgaggaaaccgaaatgcagaaaacccccgggacctagtccagttttgaacatcacactgtattaagccgttacagacactagcctactaccaatgaacttcggattagaatgtagttgatccctaaccaatctcacattgatcaaggtacagtcgcgttccttaagcctctgaatcccagcatgactccacacactttattcccttagctgatctcacccacaactaagagttgctatgacccaaagtcgaagacttataaacaaacctgtctcccacagaaatgtatattctgatagataaatctgtctcccacagaaatacctatgaagttttgttctgtctaaTGGTAAATCAAgatgcacatgaaccaattgataatccggtcttatattcctaaaTAACGGCCTAGAAATacgaatcacctcacaataaattaactacatggtagtaaaacaagttattatggaatcacaaagaatgagacgaagagctttgtgattaatttttatatcttacctataggagataaatatcgagtaaatctgagagaagataatactcaacatgatagaacaagtaagatcagaatacacaactatagagaaaatagttggatctggcttcagaatcccaatgaagtctttaagtcgttaacctataatagttttaggaaaaacctaggttaaaggagaatcgactctagtcgcaactagtatcacacaggtggcgtggggattatgtttcccagttgctagagttctcctttatatagactttctaaTCAGGGTTTG includes the following:
- the LOC113285541 gene encoding uncharacterized protein LOC113285541, yielding MSIGETVFLRSYIPGHVPSLFRGSCGVVPYNIDRYARHMGFDQGVPFRRPSKAPDELLPAILDYSVFAPDKSLPFLLPERKPVTTPKYNIFWQDEFISIHQFVQDVVTNLRGKPSSAVLAKHKLLKDLSSGKRKSSSLDADSPQKNEQRSKNRVGGFQSDSTALVTFSSFNTQVLATQISCHTFPWPKDSAS